The following are encoded in a window of Dioscorea cayenensis subsp. rotundata cultivar TDr96_F1 chromosome 16, TDr96_F1_v2_PseudoChromosome.rev07_lg8_w22 25.fasta, whole genome shotgun sequence genomic DNA:
- the LOC120279146 gene encoding uncharacterized protein At5g50100, chloroplastic: MASRLALLRLPLCSPFHASSSSIAPPVLGILPSVARHPPRAFSFRVCSVHSETKVEPLIESKDEFHSYETWKIKMLYDGECPLCMREVNMLKERNKAYGAIKFVDISSNDYSPKENRGLDYETVMGRIHAILADGTVVRDVEAFRRLYEEVGLGWVYVVTKYEPFIHFFSLRQDQAGANVEAINPINETYGCQNWGTAPNQSRP; the protein is encoded by the exons ATGGCTTCCAGACTTGCTCTCCTTCGCCTTCCTCTCTGTTCTCCATTCCATGCTTCCTCCTCTTCGATTGCCCCACCAGTTCTCGGGATTCTTCCTTCCGTTGCTCGTCATCCGCCTCGTG CTTTCAGCTTTCGGGTTTGCAGTGTACATTCAGAGACCAAGGTGGAACCCTTGATTGAATCAAAAGATGAATTCCATTCTTATGAAACATGGAAGATCAAAATGCTTTATGATGGGGAATGCCCACTCTGTATGCGCGAG GTAAACATGCTTAAAGAGAGGAATAAAGCATATGGGGCTATCAAGTTTGTTGACATAAGCTCAAATGATTACTCTCCAAAGGAGAATCGGGGCCTTGACTATGAAACT GTTATGGGAAGAATTCATGCAATCCTCGCGGATGGAACTGTGGTTAGAGATGTTGAA GCATTTAGGAGATTGTACGAGGAAGTTGGCCTTGGATGGGTGTATGTTGTTACAAAATATGAGCCT tttatccactttttcagcCTAAGACAAGATCAAGCAGGTGCAAATGTAGAGGCCATCAACCCGATCAACGAAACATATGGTTGCCAAAATTGGGGAACTGCACCGAATCAATCAAGACCCTAA
- the LOC120279148 gene encoding ubiquinol oxidase 4, chloroplastic/chromoplastic-like: protein MVKLFRGFMTKDTVSRSRYHPDYGSNQQSKKGLVFQIELFPFWFHFLLPGISLELQSLLLSRKPLRVKATTLQEEDEKVAVADSFPAKTSSIDQEEAIDSGVSTSTPSRAESWIIKFEQTFNIALTESMITILDAFYHDRHYARFYVLETIARVPYFSFISVLHLYESLGWWRRADYLKVHFAESWNEMHHLLIMEELGGNSFWLDRFLAQSIAVGYYFMTVFMYMLSPRMAYHFSECVEKHAFSTYDKFLKLKEGERVEKLPAPEAAIKYYMSEDLYLFDEFQTARAPRTRRPKIENLYDAFVNIRDDEAEHCKTMKACQTPGSLRSPHSNMNMNAESDEDEPESGSSTLEADCEGII from the exons atggtTAAGCTTTTCAGAGGCTTTATGACAAAGGACACAG TGTCCAGGAGTAGATATCATCCTGACTATGGGAGCAATCAG CAATCCAAGAAGGGTCTCGTCTTCCAAATCGAGCTCTTTCCTTTCTGGTTCCATTTCCTTTTGCCTGGCATCTCTTTGGAGCTTCAAAGTTTGTTGCTTTCCAG GAAGCCATTGCGAGTAAAGGCCACAACCttgcaagaagaagatgaaaaggtGGCCGTGGCAGATTCTTTTCCTGCAAAGACCTCTTCTATTGATCaggaagaagcaattgattcTGGTGTATCAACAAGCACACCAAGCAGGGCGGAGAGTTGGATTATTAAGTTTGAACAGACGTTTAATATTGCTTTAACT GAGTCAATGATCACAATACTAGATGCATTCTACCACGATCGACATTACGCAAGATTTTATGTGTTGGAAACAATAGCTAGAGTACCCTACTTTT CCTTCATATCTGTGCTTCACTTGTATGAGAGTTTGGGTTGGTGGAGAAGAGCTGATTATCTGAAAGTGCATTTTGCTGAGAGTTGGAACGAGATGCATCATCTTCTAATCATGGAG GAACTGGGGGGAAATTCTTTTTGGTTGGATCGCTTCCTTGCGCAGAGCATTGCTGTTGGTTACTATTTTATGACAGTCTTCATGTATATGCTGAGCCCAAGAATGGCCT ATCATTTTTCTGAATGTGTTGAGAAACATGCATTCTCAACTTATGACAAGTTTTTGAAACTGAAGGAAGGTGA AAGAGTTGAAAAATTGCCCGCTCCGGAGGCTGCTATCAAGTACTACATGAGTGAagatttgtatctttttg ATGAATTTCAAACGGCAAGAGCACCACGCACTCGGAGGCCGAAAATAG AAAATTTGTATGATGCGTTTGTCAACATCCGGGACGACGAAGCAGAGCATTGCAAAACAATGAAGGCCTGCCAAACACCCGGAAGCCTTCGCTCCCCTCACTCGAACATGAATATGAACGCAGAGTCTGATGAGGATGAACCGGAGTCCGGATCTTCAACTCTGGAAGCTGATTGTGAAGGTATAATATAG
- the LOC120279356 gene encoding LOW QUALITY PROTEIN: pyruvate dehydrogenase E1 component subunit alpha-1, mitochondrial-like (The sequence of the model RefSeq protein was modified relative to this genomic sequence to represent the inferred CDS: deleted 1 base in 1 codon), which translates to MALSRLSSTTSSSSLFRPSLVAATRLFSSSDVLTVETSVPFTAHQCDPPSRTVETTPKELLGFFRDMSMMRRMEIAADSLYKSKLIRGFCHLYDGQEAVGVGMEAAITRRDAIITAYRDHCIFLARGGSLFESFAELMGRRGGCSKGKGGSMHFYKKESQFYGGHGIVGAQVPLGCGIAFGQKYSKDGSVTFSMYGDGAANQGQLFEALNISALLDLPAILVCENNHYGMGTAEWRAAKSPAYYKRGDYVPGLKVDGMDALAVKQACKFAKEHALKNGPIILEMDTYRYHGHSMSDPGSTYRTRDEISGVRQERDPIERIRKLILSHDLATASELKDMEKEIRKEVDDAIAQAKEDPLPDPSELFSHVYVKGLGTEAFGPDRKELKAALP; encoded by the exons ATGGCTCTCAGCCGCCTTTCATCGACCACCTCGTCTTCGTCCCTCTTCCGCCCTTCCCTCGTCGCCGCCACCCGCCTCTTCTCCTCTTCCGATGTCCTCACCGTCGAGACCAGTGTCCCCTTCACCGCCCACCAGTGCGATCCCCCTTCACGCACCGTCGAGACAACCCCAAAGGAACTCCTCGGTTTCTTCCGAGATATGTCCATGATGCGCCGCATGGAGATCGCTGCTGACTCTCTCTACAAATCTAAGCTTATTCGTGGGTTTTGCCACCTCTACGATGGTCAGGAAGCCGTCGGCGTCGGCATGGAGGCCGCCATCACCCGCCGGGACGCGATTATCACGGCTTACCGTGATCATTGCATCTTTCTCGCCCGCGGT GGATCTCTGTTTGAGAGTTTTGCGGAGCTGATGGGCCGCCGCGGTGGTTGCTCTAAGGGCAAGGGCGGGTCGATGCATTTCTACAAGAAGGAGTCGCAGTTCTATGGCGGCCATGGTATCGTTGGGGCTCAGGTCCCTCTTGGGTGTGGCATCGCGTTCGGCCAGAAGTATTCCAAGGATGGCTCTGTCACGTTCTCCATGTATGGAGATGGGGCTGCGAATCAAGGGCAACTCTTTGAGGCTCTTAACATCTCTGCGCTGTTGGACTTGCCTGCCATCTTGGTTTGCGAGAACAATCATT ATGGAATGGGGACTGCAGAATGGAGGGCGGCCAAGAGCCCAGCATATTACAAGCGAGGTGACTATGTTCCTGGTCTTAAG GTTGATGGAATGGATGCTTTAGCAGTGAAGCAAGCATGCAAATTTGCTAAAGAACATGCTCTAAAAAATGGACCCATT ATTCTTGAAATGGACACTTACAGGTACCACGGTCACTCCATGTCAGATCCTGGGAGCACCTACCGCACCCGCGATGAAATAAGTGGTGTGAGACAG GAGCGTGATCCAATTGAAAGAATTAGAAAATTGATATTGTCCCATGACCTAGCCACCGCATCAGAGCTCAAG GATATGGAGAAGGAAATCAGAAAGGAAGTGGATGATGCCATTGCTCAGGCCAAG gAGGACCCTTTGCCTGATCCGTCTGAGCTGTTCAGCCACGTATATGTTAAAGGACTCGGTACAGAG GCCTTCGGTCCAGATAGGAAGGAGTTGAAAGCTGCCCTTCCATGA